The proteins below come from a single Fodinicola acaciae genomic window:
- a CDS encoding class I SAM-dependent methyltransferase produces the protein MTDPYAIDWDSSRDHLRDNARNDADWNAVVASRLVRPTDRLAVDVGCGGAGMAIAIAHALPTDAAVIAIDGSAEVLEGAKENARAAQLSQERLAFRQCDLHGGLTELRAAVTEPVDLVWASASVHHVGDQQAAIDQLASLLADDGRLALAEGGLPPRRMPWDVGVGRPGLELRLDAANDEWFVQMRGGLPGSKPMPYGWTEALRRAGLREVTTFSVLIEKPAPLDANDRAHVLDSIEHRVQRSADSGSVDADDLASWQRLLDRDDPAWLGHRDDLFLLDVRSIHLGAKRSRR, from the coding sequence ATGACCGACCCGTACGCGATCGACTGGGACTCCTCGCGCGACCACCTGCGCGACAACGCGCGCAACGACGCCGACTGGAACGCGGTTGTCGCCAGCCGGCTGGTGCGTCCGACCGACCGCCTCGCCGTCGATGTCGGCTGCGGCGGCGCCGGAATGGCGATCGCAATCGCGCACGCACTGCCGACCGACGCCGCGGTCATCGCGATCGACGGCAGCGCCGAGGTGCTCGAAGGCGCAAAGGAAAACGCGCGTGCCGCGCAGCTTTCGCAGGAGCGGCTGGCATTCCGGCAGTGCGACCTGCACGGCGGCCTCACCGAGCTGCGCGCGGCGGTGACCGAGCCGGTCGACCTGGTGTGGGCCTCGGCCTCGGTCCATCACGTCGGCGACCAACAGGCCGCGATCGACCAGCTGGCCAGTCTGCTCGCCGACGACGGACGCCTCGCGCTCGCCGAAGGTGGCCTGCCACCTCGCCGCATGCCGTGGGACGTCGGCGTCGGCCGGCCGGGCCTGGAGCTGCGGCTGGACGCGGCAAACGACGAGTGGTTCGTCCAGATGCGCGGCGGTTTGCCAGGCAGCAAGCCAATGCCGTACGGCTGGACCGAGGCATTGCGCCGCGCCGGCCTGCGCGAGGTCACGACTTTCAGCGTACTGATTGAGAAACCCGCACCGCTCGACGCCAACGATCGCGCGCATGTGTTGGACAGCATCGAACACCGCGTCCAGCGCAGCGCCGACAGCGGTTCGGTCGATGCCGACGACCTGGCGAGCTGGCAGCGGCTACTGGACCGGGACGACCCGGCCTGGCTCGGTCATCGCGACGATTTG
- a CDS encoding arylamine N-acetyltransferase family protein — protein sequence MDLVEGYLHRLGLPHPGAPSVDALHTLHAAHVERIAYEVIDIHLDRPTSIDRHASADRFVRRHRGGYCYHLNGGFSLLLENLGYAVRWHRAAVQTAAYSEPPGPDLANHLALTVSGLPSDECPDGVWLVDAGLGDALHHPVPLRAGTYRQGPFSYRLRPSEVEAGGWRLDHDPRGSFVGMDMRMSATATVADFAARHHHMSTSPESSFVRTFCVQRRDAGGVDMLTGCVYKRHAPDPVESRTLDDPVDWFAVLADVFHLPLTDLSATDRTRLWSGVLAKHQEWLAVRSST from the coding sequence ATGGATCTTGTCGAAGGATATCTGCACCGGCTCGGCCTGCCGCATCCAGGCGCGCCGAGCGTCGATGCGTTGCACACGCTGCACGCCGCGCACGTCGAACGCATCGCATACGAGGTGATCGACATCCACCTCGACCGTCCGACCTCGATCGACCGGCACGCCTCCGCCGACCGGTTCGTCCGCCGGCACCGCGGCGGATACTGCTATCACCTCAACGGCGGCTTCTCGCTTTTGCTGGAAAACCTCGGTTATGCCGTACGATGGCACCGCGCCGCCGTGCAGACCGCCGCGTATTCCGAGCCACCGGGCCCGGATTTGGCCAACCATCTGGCATTGACGGTCAGCGGGCTGCCGTCCGACGAGTGTCCCGACGGTGTGTGGCTGGTCGATGCCGGCCTCGGCGACGCCTTGCACCATCCCGTTCCGCTGCGCGCCGGCACCTACCGGCAGGGGCCGTTTTCCTATCGGCTGCGGCCATCCGAGGTCGAGGCCGGCGGTTGGCGGCTCGATCACGATCCGCGCGGCAGCTTCGTCGGCATGGACATGCGCATGTCGGCGACCGCCACGGTCGCCGATTTCGCCGCTCGGCACCACCACATGTCGACCTCGCCGGAGTCGAGTTTCGTCCGCACTTTCTGCGTACAACGGCGCGATGCCGGCGGTGTCGACATGCTGACCGGCTGTGTCTACAAGCGACACGCACCGGATCCGGTCGAGTCGCGTACGCTCGACGACCCGGTCGACTGGTTTGCCGTGCTGGCCGACGTTTTCCATCTGCCACTGACAGATCTCTCCGCCACCGATCGCACTCGGCTCTGGTCCGGCGTTTTGGCCAAACACCAGGAATGGCTGGCGGTACGCTCGTCGACATGA
- a CDS encoding FAD/NAD(P)-binding protein produces MIDDDGFAVVVVGAGASGALATIRLLRESAACRRPVRIGLVTSGAEIGRGPAYATMCDTHLLNVPAGKMSADPDAPDGFLDWLLSRGRQTGRLEFVPRWIFGAYLGDQVATEAKLNTSTASLDYIADRAIGVYPVPGGMMVELAGGECLRTRKVVLALGGFGPNRDWVPDALRGSPLLIDNPWDFARLREVPRHADVLLVGTGLTMCDVAVSACRGERTVYAVSRSGLLPHSHTTPLAAAMEMPMPAGTSLRDVRQVILRHVARSVRATGDWRPAMDGLRPLTTRIWQRFSDRDREDFLASYQRIWETHRHRIPPPTAAALAAAVDRGELEVNAAEVVAASQERGRVRVWLSNGRKLEVGAVVNCAGPEYDPRRIDDPLVRQLLDSGLARPGPQLLGLDTTDDGQLIGTDGQPSRPLWTIGSLRRGNLWETTAIPEIRAQAAHLARMLAVKGV; encoded by the coding sequence TTGATTGACGACGACGGATTCGCGGTGGTCGTGGTGGGTGCGGGTGCCTCTGGCGCGCTCGCGACTATCCGTCTGCTGCGCGAAAGTGCGGCATGCCGGCGGCCGGTCCGGATCGGACTGGTCACCTCCGGAGCCGAGATCGGCCGCGGCCCGGCGTACGCGACAATGTGCGACACGCATTTGTTGAACGTACCGGCCGGGAAAATGAGTGCGGATCCGGACGCGCCGGATGGATTCCTGGACTGGCTGCTGTCCCGTGGCCGGCAGACCGGCCGGCTGGAATTCGTGCCGAGGTGGATTTTCGGGGCCTACCTTGGCGATCAGGTGGCGACCGAGGCGAAGCTGAACACCTCGACGGCGTCGCTGGACTACATCGCCGATCGCGCGATCGGTGTTTATCCGGTGCCGGGCGGCATGATGGTCGAGCTGGCCGGCGGCGAATGCCTGCGCACGCGGAAAGTCGTCCTCGCGCTCGGCGGTTTCGGGCCGAACCGCGACTGGGTCCCGGACGCGTTGCGCGGTTCGCCTTTGCTGATCGACAATCCGTGGGACTTCGCTCGGCTGCGTGAGGTGCCGCGGCACGCGGACGTACTGCTGGTCGGCACCGGTCTCACGATGTGCGACGTCGCGGTTTCGGCCTGTCGCGGCGAACGTACCGTCTACGCGGTTTCGCGCAGCGGTTTGCTGCCGCACTCGCACACCACGCCGCTGGCTGCCGCGATGGAGATGCCGATGCCGGCCGGCACGTCGTTGCGGGACGTGCGACAGGTGATCCTGCGGCACGTGGCGCGGTCGGTCCGCGCGACCGGCGACTGGCGGCCGGCGATGGACGGCCTGCGACCGCTGACCACGCGCATCTGGCAACGCTTCTCCGACCGTGACCGCGAGGACTTTCTGGCCAGTTACCAACGAATCTGGGAGACGCACCGGCACCGCATCCCGCCACCGACGGCCGCCGCGCTCGCCGCCGCGGTCGATCGCGGCGAGCTGGAGGTGAACGCGGCGGAGGTCGTCGCCGCGAGCCAGGAGCGCGGCCGCGTACGCGTGTGGCTGTCCAACGGCCGCAAACTGGAGGTCGGCGCGGTGGTCAACTGCGCCGGCCCGGAATACGACCCGCGCCGCATCGACGACCCGCTGGTCCGCCAGCTGCTCGACAGCGGTCTCGCGCGGCCGGGTCCTCAGCTGCTCGGTCTGGACACCACCGACGACGGCCAACTCATCGGCACCGACGGCCAGCCATCGCGTCCATTGTGGACAATTGGCTCGTTGCGGCGCGGCAACCTGTGGGAAACTACGGCGATCCCGGAAATCCGCGCGCAGGCCGCACACCTCGCGCGAATGCTGGCCGTGAAAGGTGTGTGA
- a CDS encoding DUF1772 domain-containing protein: MKGRLRWDGRDGPRGGKMVLRGIFLVLTVITTGLIAGLYYAYSVSVMPGFKRADDHTIVDGMQGINIAIINPWFFLSFLGSVILGAVSIFLNLGTPVLVWVIVGVGLNIVQFVVTMAINVPLNNRLEAAGRVDVVKDLARTRREFEAVWTRWNLVRTLLCTGGFAMLCWGLVVFGQTAS, translated from the coding sequence GTGAAAGGCCGGTTGCGCTGGGATGGGCGCGACGGTCCGCGAGGAGGAAAAATGGTGCTCAGAGGCATATTCCTGGTCCTGACGGTGATCACCACCGGCCTGATCGCCGGACTATATTACGCATACAGTGTGTCCGTGATGCCAGGCTTCAAACGAGCCGACGACCACACCATCGTCGACGGCATGCAGGGGATCAACATCGCGATCATCAATCCGTGGTTTTTCCTCAGTTTCCTCGGCTCGGTGATCCTCGGCGCCGTCAGCATCTTCCTCAACCTCGGCACGCCCGTATTGGTCTGGGTGATCGTCGGAGTGGGGCTCAATATTGTCCAGTTTGTGGTGACGATGGCGATCAACGTACCGCTGAACAACCGACTCGAGGCTGCCGGTCGTGTCGATGTCGTGAAGGACCTGGCTCGTACGCGCCGCGAGTTCGAGGCGGTCTGGACGAGGTGGAATCTGGTCAGGACACTGTTGTGCACTGGTGGGTTTGCGATGTTGTGCTGGGGTTTGGTGGTGTTTGGTCAGACGGCTTCGTAG
- a CDS encoding ATP-binding cassette domain-containing protein — translation MATQTAVLAEGLRKRYGDKVVLDGLDLAVLAGTVRGLLGPNGAGKTTTVRILSTLLRFDGGRAEVAGFDVVRQAARARSRIGLVGQHAAVDEVLSGRQNLVMFGRLFHLSVRESKRRAEALLEQFGLTDAADKPAGKYSGGMRRRLDLAAGMIMTPAVLFLDEPTTGLDPRGRNEVWEAVRQMAAAGTTVLLTTQYLDEADQLADHISVIDAGRMIAEGTPDQLKAKLGADRLELVLHDAADLDRAARTVARIVGAEPVVDRDSRRIGAPVGDRAAMVSAVLTTLENDGAGVEDVALRRPTLDEVFLVLTEKERVTA, via the coding sequence ATGGCGACACAGACAGCGGTTCTGGCCGAAGGACTACGCAAGCGCTACGGCGACAAGGTGGTGCTAGACGGGCTCGACCTGGCGGTGCTGGCGGGTACGGTGCGGGGGTTGCTGGGGCCCAACGGTGCCGGCAAGACGACGACGGTGCGGATTTTGTCCACGTTGCTGCGATTCGACGGTGGACGTGCGGAGGTTGCCGGCTTCGATGTTGTCCGGCAGGCGGCTCGGGCGCGGAGTCGGATCGGGTTGGTGGGCCAGCACGCGGCGGTCGACGAGGTGCTCAGTGGCCGGCAGAACCTGGTGATGTTTGGCCGGCTTTTCCATCTGAGCGTACGAGAGTCCAAGCGCCGCGCGGAGGCGTTGTTGGAGCAGTTTGGCCTGACGGACGCGGCGGACAAGCCGGCGGGGAAGTATTCCGGTGGCATGCGGCGGCGGCTGGATCTGGCGGCCGGCATGATCATGACGCCGGCGGTGTTGTTTCTGGACGAGCCGACGACTGGCCTGGATCCGCGCGGCCGCAACGAAGTGTGGGAGGCCGTGAGGCAGATGGCGGCGGCCGGCACGACCGTGTTGCTGACGACTCAGTATCTGGACGAGGCCGACCAACTGGCCGACCATATCTCGGTCATCGACGCCGGCCGGATGATCGCGGAAGGCACGCCTGACCAGCTGAAAGCCAAGCTCGGCGCGGATCGTCTCGAGCTGGTGCTGCATGATGCCGCCGACCTGGACCGCGCGGCGCGTACGGTTGCGCGGATCGTTGGAGCGGAGCCGGTCGTGGACCGTGACAGCCGGCGGATCGGTGCACCGGTCGGTGATCGAGCCGCGATGGTGAGCGCTGTGTTGACAACACTGGAAAACGACGGTGCCGGAGTCGAGGACGTGGCGTTGCGCCGGCCGACGCTGGACGAGGTTTTCCTGGTTTTGACGGAGAAAGAGCGGGTGACGGCGTGA
- a CDS encoding ABC transporter permease produces MSALGWAVADGWVVARRAMSHWVRRPDPLIFSFAFNIMIVLIFAYLFGGAIQVPGGGDYKQFLMPGMFVMSMVFGISTMTIAVTEDASRGIMDRFRSMPMATSAVVSGRAVADMLYATVTLVVMVACGLAIGWRWQHVPLAALGAFALLLLLRFAFVWIGIFLGLVFRSQSAVVAVQTLEFPLGFLSSAMVSPATMPAWLGVVAEWNPLSSTATAARLLFGNPGTAGFPGSPGIRC; encoded by the coding sequence GTGAGCGCGCTGGGGTGGGCCGTTGCCGACGGCTGGGTCGTCGCGCGGCGGGCGATGTCGCACTGGGTCCGCCGTCCGGATCCGCTGATCTTCAGTTTTGCCTTCAACATCATGATCGTGCTGATTTTCGCGTACCTTTTCGGCGGGGCGATCCAGGTGCCCGGTGGTGGCGACTACAAGCAGTTCCTCATGCCGGGCATGTTCGTCATGTCGATGGTTTTCGGCATCAGTACGATGACGATCGCGGTGACCGAGGACGCGAGCCGCGGCATCATGGACCGGTTTCGGTCGATGCCGATGGCGACCTCCGCGGTCGTGTCGGGTCGTGCCGTGGCCGACATGTTGTACGCGACGGTGACGCTCGTCGTGATGGTGGCCTGCGGCCTGGCGATCGGCTGGCGTTGGCAGCACGTACCGCTCGCGGCGCTCGGCGCCTTCGCGCTGCTTTTGTTGCTCCGCTTCGCCTTCGTCTGGATCGGCATCTTCCTCGGTCTGGTCTTCCGGTCGCAGTCGGCGGTCGTCGCGGTGCAGACCTTGGAGTTTCCGCTCGGATTCCTGTCCAGCGCGATGGTCTCGCCGGCGACCATGCCGGCGTGGCTCGGCGTCGTGGCCGAGTGGAATCCGCTGTCCTCGACCGCGACGGCCGCTCGGCTGCTGTTCGGAAATCCTGGTACGGCCGGGTTTCCTGGATCGCCGGGCATTCGGTGCTGA
- a CDS encoding ATP-binding cassette domain-containing protein, which yields MTEHIVVRGARENNLRDISLAIPKRKLTVFVGVSGSGKSSLVFDTVAAEAQRQLNETFTPFVRTFLPKLGQPDADLIDNVSTAVIVDQKRLGGNSRSTVGTVTDINPLLRLMFSRAGKPYAGHANAFSFNDPTGMCPDCHGIGRKVEVDEAAFFDRSKSLNDGALLHPSYAVGGWYWKTYAESGLFDNDRRLADYSPEEWQTLLYGADAKVRLRTPSGVSVSSAFEGVITKFTRLAINREDGGDSSAKRENLEKFTVTRTCLSCEGRRLNENALSSRIGGRTIADLTALDLVALDERLQKTDAPPPLIESARGRLGQLISMGLGYLTLDRETSSLSGGESQRIKMVRHLGSSLTDVMYVLDEPSIGLHPRDVRRLTDLLLALRDKGNTVLVVEHDPDVIRIADHVVEIGPGAGADGGEIVFEGSVDALRRSGSLTGKHLDRKPTLRTRPRKPSGHLRIANADAHNLKSITVDLPLGVLAVVSGVAGAGKSSLIRDVLVPRHPGLVFVDQSAVTTSIRSTPATYTGVMDPVRRLFARTNKVSPGLFSFNSAGACDTCQGLGVTYTDLAFMDGVRSVCETCGGRRYTDEVLAYTVNGLSISDVLDLTAAQAVDALEGKDIRRRLRAVVDVGLGYLTLGQPLSTLSGGECQRIKLATQLHRDGTVFVLDEPTTGLHMSDCGHLLALLDQIVDGGGSVIVIEHNLDVIAYADWVLDLGPDGGDQGGAVVYSGPPAGLVEQVGSHTGAHLRRHLS from the coding sequence TTGACCGAGCACATCGTCGTACGCGGCGCACGGGAGAACAACCTGCGCGACATCAGCCTGGCGATCCCGAAACGCAAGCTCACCGTGTTTGTCGGCGTGTCCGGCTCGGGGAAATCGTCACTGGTCTTCGACACCGTGGCCGCCGAGGCGCAGCGGCAGCTCAACGAGACGTTCACGCCGTTTGTCCGCACGTTCCTGCCCAAACTCGGTCAGCCGGACGCCGACCTGATCGACAACGTGTCGACCGCGGTGATCGTCGACCAGAAACGGCTCGGCGGCAACTCGCGGTCGACGGTCGGTACGGTCACCGACATCAACCCGCTGCTGAGGCTGATGTTCTCCAGAGCCGGAAAACCGTACGCCGGACATGCGAACGCCTTCTCCTTCAACGATCCGACCGGCATGTGTCCGGACTGTCATGGCATCGGACGGAAAGTCGAGGTGGACGAGGCGGCGTTCTTCGACCGGTCGAAGTCGCTCAACGACGGCGCGCTGCTGCATCCGTCGTACGCGGTCGGCGGCTGGTACTGGAAGACATACGCGGAGTCCGGCCTCTTCGACAACGACCGCAGGCTCGCCGACTATTCGCCCGAGGAGTGGCAGACGCTGCTGTATGGCGCCGATGCCAAGGTCAGGTTGCGTACGCCGAGCGGGGTGTCGGTCTCGTCGGCTTTCGAAGGCGTGATCACGAAATTCACCAGGCTGGCGATCAACCGCGAGGACGGTGGTGATTCCTCGGCGAAGCGGGAAAACCTGGAGAAGTTCACCGTCACCCGCACGTGCCTGTCCTGCGAAGGCCGGCGGCTCAACGAAAACGCGCTGAGCTCCAGGATCGGCGGACGTACGATCGCCGACCTGACCGCACTGGACCTGGTCGCGCTCGATGAGCGGCTGCAAAAGACCGACGCTCCGCCGCCGCTGATCGAGTCGGCTCGCGGCCGGCTTGGCCAGCTGATCTCGATGGGGCTCGGATATCTCACGCTGGACCGCGAAACCAGCTCGCTGTCCGGCGGTGAGTCGCAGCGGATCAAGATGGTGCGCCACCTGGGCAGCAGCCTCACCGATGTCATGTACGTCCTGGACGAGCCGAGCATCGGCCTGCATCCGCGCGACGTACGCCGGCTGACCGACCTGCTGCTTGCCTTGCGCGACAAGGGAAACACGGTGCTGGTCGTCGAGCACGATCCGGATGTGATCCGAATCGCCGACCATGTGGTGGAAATTGGCCCCGGTGCTGGCGCCGACGGCGGCGAGATCGTCTTCGAAGGCAGCGTCGACGCACTGCGGCGAAGTGGTTCGCTGACCGGAAAGCACCTCGATCGCAAGCCGACACTGCGTACGCGGCCGAGAAAACCGAGCGGCCACCTGCGGATCGCCAACGCCGACGCGCACAATCTGAAGTCGATCACGGTCGACCTCCCGCTCGGAGTGCTGGCGGTGGTCAGCGGCGTGGCCGGCGCCGGCAAGAGCTCGTTGATCCGAGACGTGCTGGTGCCGCGACACCCGGGCCTGGTGTTCGTCGACCAGTCGGCGGTGACGACGTCGATCCGCTCCACACCGGCGACCTACACCGGCGTGATGGATCCGGTGCGCCGGCTTTTCGCGCGTACGAACAAAGTCAGTCCGGGACTGTTCAGCTTCAACTCGGCCGGAGCGTGCGACACCTGCCAGGGTCTTGGCGTCACCTACACGGACCTGGCGTTCATGGACGGTGTACGGTCGGTGTGCGAAACCTGCGGCGGCCGGCGCTACACCGACGAGGTGCTGGCTTACACGGTCAACGGACTGTCCATTTCGGACGTACTCGACCTGACCGCCGCGCAGGCGGTGGATGCCTTGGAAGGCAAGGACATCCGGCGCCGGCTGCGGGCCGTGGTGGATGTCGGCCTCGGCTATCTGACCCTCGGACAGCCGCTCAGCACGCTGTCCGGCGGTGAATGCCAGCGCATCAAGCTGGCGACCCAGCTGCACCGCGACGGCACGGTTTTCGTGCTGGACGAGCCCACAACCGGCTTGCACATGTCGGACTGCGGACATCTGCTGGCGTTGCTGGACCAGATCGTCGACGGTGGCGGGTCGGTGATCGTGATCGAGCACAACCTCGACGTGATCGCGTACGCCGACTGGGTGCTGGACCTCGGCCCGGACGGCGGCGACCAGGGCGGTGCGGTTGTCTACAGTGGACCGCCGGCCGGACTGGTCGAGCAGGTCGGCTCGCACACAGGTGCGCACCTGCGGCGGCATCTGAGTTAA
- a CDS encoding TetR/AcrR family transcriptional regulator, whose product MAVEHGGTGDPRRSLELMWGVRSKPTRGPKQRLTVPQITAAAVALADAEGLAALAMRRVAEQLGVSVMSLYTYVPGKGEMIDLMVDGVMGELATAYEATGWRDRLAALAHDLWQLHRRHPWLLQVNATSRPVMGPHTIQAYEHQLNAVEGIGLTDLEMDSVVLLVQAYVQGAARGAVDSVQAEKQTGLTDQQWWAAHEPVLDKVMDASRFPVATRVGTTAGETHQSAYDPQHAFEFGLERVLDGIGALIG is encoded by the coding sequence ATGGCGGTCGAACATGGTGGCACGGGTGACCCGCGGCGAAGTCTGGAGCTGATGTGGGGTGTGCGGAGCAAGCCGACGCGCGGCCCCAAACAGCGGTTGACGGTGCCGCAGATCACCGCGGCCGCGGTCGCGCTGGCCGACGCGGAAGGTCTCGCGGCGCTGGCGATGCGTCGGGTGGCCGAGCAGCTCGGCGTCTCGGTGATGTCGCTTTACACGTATGTGCCGGGAAAGGGCGAGATGATCGACCTGATGGTGGACGGCGTGATGGGTGAGCTGGCCACCGCGTACGAGGCGACCGGCTGGCGTGACCGGCTGGCCGCGCTGGCGCACGACCTGTGGCAGCTGCACCGCCGGCATCCGTGGCTGCTGCAGGTAAACGCGACCAGCCGGCCGGTGATGGGACCGCACACCATCCAGGCGTACGAGCATCAGCTCAACGCGGTCGAGGGGATCGGCCTGACCGACCTGGAAATGGATTCGGTCGTGTTGCTGGTGCAGGCGTATGTGCAGGGAGCCGCTCGCGGCGCCGTTGACTCGGTGCAGGCGGAAAAACAGACCGGCCTGACCGACCAGCAGTGGTGGGCCGCGCACGAACCGGTGCTGGACAAGGTGATGGACGCGTCGCGGTTTCCGGTGGCGACTCGCGTCGGCACGACCGCCGGTGAGACGCACCAGTCCGCGTACGATCCGCAGCACGCCTTCGAATTCGGCCTCGAGCGCGTGCTCGACGGCATCGGCGCACTGATCGGCTAG
- a CDS encoding MarR family winged helix-turn-helix transcriptional regulator, with product MSEHDSIARVLAGWRANRPDLQVDPIAVTARLARLRTKIGAELERVFASHGLTGPGFAVLATIVRLGGRPLSQKRLMAELDLTAGTVSVRIDRLVKDQLVVRRPDPADGRGCLVELTKRGRAAFEACAPEHLANARNLLAGITEQQREQLSHLLGLLLQSLEKD from the coding sequence ATGTCCGAGCACGACTCCATCGCGCGCGTGCTCGCCGGTTGGCGTGCCAACCGGCCCGACCTTCAGGTCGATCCGATCGCGGTCACCGCGCGGCTGGCGCGGCTGCGGACCAAGATCGGCGCCGAACTGGAGCGCGTGTTCGCCAGCCATGGCCTCACCGGACCGGGGTTCGCGGTGCTCGCCACCATCGTCCGGCTCGGCGGCCGGCCGCTGTCACAGAAGCGGCTGATGGCCGAGCTCGACCTGACCGCCGGCACCGTCAGCGTACGGATCGACCGGCTGGTCAAGGATCAGCTGGTGGTGCGCCGGCCGGATCCGGCGGACGGCCGCGGCTGCCTGGTCGAGCTCACCAAGCGCGGCAGAGCCGCTTTCGAGGCATGTGCGCCGGAACACCTGGCCAACGCGCGCAACCTGCTCGCCGGGATCACCGAGCAGCAGCGCGAACAACTCAGCCACCTGCTCGGACTTCTCTTGCAGAGCTTGGAAAAGGACTAG
- a CDS encoding UbiX family flavin prenyltransferase encodes MSSRIVVGISGATGIAYGVRVLELARKLGVESHLVVTPAGQQTRSYETRLSARDLAAMADFSYRPADVGAPIASGSFPVDAMVVAPCSIRTLSAIAYCHDDNLLTRAADVTLKERRPLVLLVRETPLTMSHLRAMVAVTESGGVVMPPVPAFYLDPQTVGDIVDHTAARAMDLLGFPDPDLARWKEKSETPA; translated from the coding sequence ATGAGCAGTCGAATTGTCGTCGGCATTTCCGGTGCGACCGGCATCGCCTACGGCGTACGCGTGTTGGAGTTGGCGAGGAAACTGGGGGTGGAAAGCCATCTGGTGGTGACACCGGCCGGACAGCAGACCAGGTCCTACGAGACCCGGCTCTCCGCTCGCGACCTGGCCGCGATGGCCGATTTTTCCTATCGTCCGGCCGATGTCGGCGCACCGATCGCCAGCGGCTCGTTTCCGGTGGACGCCATGGTGGTGGCGCCGTGTTCGATCCGTACGCTGTCGGCGATCGCCTACTGCCACGACGACAACCTGTTGACGCGCGCCGCGGACGTGACGCTGAAGGAACGCCGGCCGCTGGTGTTGCTGGTGCGCGAAACCCCGCTGACCATGAGCCACCTGCGCGCCATGGTCGCGGTCACCGAGTCGGGCGGCGTCGTGATGCCGCCGGTGCCGGCTTTCTACCTCGATCCACAGACCGTCGGCGACATCGTCGACCACACCGCCGCGCGGGCAATGGACCTGCTCGGTTTCCCGGACCCGGACCTGGCCAGATGGAAGGAAAAGAGTGAAACACCTGCGTAG